Genomic segment of Salvia hispanica cultivar TCC Black 2014 chromosome 2, UniMelb_Shisp_WGS_1.0, whole genome shotgun sequence:
ATAAGTTAGGTCTCTTGCTATTTAACTCTAGATTCGTCGAAGCATTCTGCCAAGTTGAAGCCTTTGCTTTCTCAAATGGCATCAATGCTCTCACTCGAGACCACTCCATGCTCAATCCGCATATTCTATCTCAGTAGCTCCTCGTCGGGAGGTGAATCTCACAAAGACATGGTAGCATTTCCAACTGGAGACAAGTTAGCACAGCTCGTGGCTTCACACAGGCACTCCTGAGGATTCGCATAGaaatattcttcttctttgggCTTGTCTGCTATAACTCTACGGAGAGAGGGCTGTCCCATTTTTGTCTCATGAGCTAGCCGCACAGCAGCTGAAAACTCGTCCCATGAGAGAGTTCGGTTATGATGTAAATCCAACAATTCCACAAGTCTTCTACGATCCAGTTGGAATGTTTTCTTAAACCCAAGATATCTGCAAAAGATCAGAAAATGGGGATCTTATTTAGTGTTACTAGATTTGATTAAGATATAACATCCACCACTTAGAAGAGTTCATCCCCGTACCTACGATGGCCTTCTACAACCCTTGCCATATTGCCGTCATACGTGGGAATAAAGATATTACTGGCAACAGAAACCATAAAATCAAGCGCTGCCATTTGAGATGAATGGTTCTGGAACTGCCGCAAATCTTCAGGGTCTAGCagcatttcctttttcaccTGAATTTGTAAGATGGTGGAATCTTAGTGAAGTAGCAAACTAAAACATCAAGAGCGACGCGCCAAATAAACTAAAGAGATCCACATTTAACACAGTTAATTTCATGAACTTGTGTTTGTTTGAAACTCCTGTCCACGGTCCACCAGCCATAGTATCCAAACCCCAAATATTGCTGGTAAATACTCATTTTCTGGTAACAAATTTGAGCACACGCAGGCACATATAAATAGAGATGGGCACAAAGAAACTGACTTACAATCCTTGGAAAAGCATCTCTTAGTGCTGCAAGTCTCCGTTCACTGCCATAGATCTCACCAGATGCAATATAGATCTGCGTATCTCTGCTAAAGTCCAATGCTTGCAAAATCAGAGCCATCTCTTCCGGAGTAAGAGGGCATAAGCCACGTGATCTCTTCTCTTCAGATACTatctctttttctctccacCAAGGGAATGCATATCTGATGCATAGAAGTCAAGAACGAAACAAAGAAAGTTAGAAAACCTAAGCAGCAGTAAATAAATGGCAAGGATGAGTATACATCATGCACCTAAAACACCGAAAACATAGACGAACCATCCTCTCGAGTTTACAAATTAAGTTCTATTCTCACTTTATCTCAGGAAATAGACATCATCATTCCACCAAAGAAGTGACAGATTTGTTGAAGCAACTACCTCATTCGTTTGAGCTCTTCTGCTTCCTCTTCGGTGCATCCATGTGTGCATCCCGAGAAAGCCAACATGTCCATCTCATATCTCAAATGCAAGGCTAAATAGGGTCCTTTCTGTTGAATAATACTGACCAACTTGTTTCCCAGTGACTCAATCTGAGGGGTAAACTTTAGTGCCTGAAAATTGACACGGCACCTAAGCTTCTGAAGCTCCAGGGAAATCCCATTGTTGGCCAGCCTTGAATCTGTTCGGTTGAAGTGTAACACTTTGTGCTTAGCAAATAGTGGAAGAATCTGCAAAggtagattttaaaatttgtccaGCAAACCTCTGATTAAGAAATGGTAATAAgaatacatttattttgatttaacaTTGCAAAAACTACAATACATTCATTCTTTTCAAGGTTCCAAAGTGTTCTCAGTTTCTATGTAGAAATCATGAACACTAGTTATAGAAGGGGGGAATCGAGGTCCTGCAATGATTCTTAAAAAATCATCAGAAATAAACTTACGGACCTGTTGTAAGTAGTATTGCTCATTTGACCAGCTAACAGGAGCCTTCACAAGTGGTTGATATCCATATCGTCGGCCAAACCTCTTTGGTAACCTCTTGACTATTCGGACTTCATCTCTTAATGAATTGATGAAATGTTCCACATCAAAAATATCCTCGAAATTGCTGCATGTTTAGCCAACCATTTGAAAATGCCTATGAATGAAAGATATTAATAATCCATATAACAACAAATACCTAGGGTCGGCCCAGAATGATGTCTTGTCAAGCTTCGGAACAACCAGTGTAAGATTTAAAAGTCGAGCAATTGTCACCATGTCACATATCTGAAACTCCATATGTGCAATATTAGACAAACGAAACACGGCCAGTGAGAAAAGGAGAAAGCAGACACAAATTCATACCGCAGAGCGCATTTGATTCAAGCCACCGTTGCAGGATACTTTAAGAAAGCCATTACTTGTGTAATTCCCTGAAAAGTACTTCAATgctaaacaaaacaaaacattgcTTCTACTTCCACTCAATCCTTAGGAAGAAACAAAGAATGAAAGATCCTTATATGAAAACAATGTATATTCATAAACTAAGCAACAAACCACCTTCTTCCTAAACCAGTGCAACTCAAATCAATCAATTCTTCACAAAAGTAGTGCATCCTACTCGAACATTACTCATTCGTTCCGTTTTTCTAATTGCAATAACCACCCCTACATCATTCTACATTGGCATATTTCTCTTCACAGCATAGCAATGCAACTCATAATTCATAAACACAACATCCTATCAACAAAATACCACATCAAAATCCACCACGAATTCTAAGAAATGCTACTCACTGGCTGCCAGCGGAGGCGGAGTAGGCAACGATCCCTCCTGATGGGCCGACATTTTCCCGGAGCCCGGATTTCCGGTAAGCAAACGAGGGTGCCAGAGCTCCCCAACCGCCACGAGTTGAACCAAGCACGTCCAAATTAGTATACTAGAACAAACCCTAATAAACCACACCTGCAACCTCGTCCTCTGTATCCCCGGCAGCCCCTGCATTGCAGGCGATTTCTCCACACTTTTCTCTAATCTAGCCGCCTCCA
This window contains:
- the LOC125205213 gene encoding rhamnogalacturonan I rhamnosyltransferase 1 — encoded protein: MEAARLEKSVEKSPAMQGLPGIQRTRLQVWFIRVCSSILIWTCLVQLVAVGELWHPRLLTGNPGSGKMSAHQEGSLPTPPPLAARNYTSNGFLKVSCNGGLNQMRSAICDMVTIARLLNLTLVVPKLDKTSFWADPSNFEDIFDVEHFINSLRDEVRIVKRLPKRFGRRYGYQPLVKAPVSWSNEQYYLQQILPLFAKHKVLHFNRTDSRLANNGISLELQKLRCRVNFQALKFTPQIESLGNKLVSIIQQKGPYLALHLRYEMDMLAFSGCTHGCTEEEAEELKRMRYAFPWWREKEIVSEEKRSRGLCPLTPEEMALILQALDFSRDTQIYIASGEIYGSERRLAALRDAFPRIVKKEMLLDPEDLRQFQNHSSQMAALDFMVSVASNIFIPTYDGNMARVVEGHRRYLGFKKTFQLDRRRLVELLDLHHNRTLSWDEFSAAVRLAHETKMGQPSLRRVIADKPKEEEYFYANPQECLCEATSCANLSPVGNATMSL